The Rubidibacter lacunae KORDI 51-2 genome segment AGCAGTGCTCGCACGTCAATCCGCAGCGCGCCGATTGTCTGAGGCTCAACTAGAACCGGACCGAGGATTGCCGGTTCGCTGCCCGAGGCGCGCACGCGCCGCTCTAACTCCATCCGCGACGTAAAGAAACTGCCAATACCTGCCACGGCAATCAGCGCGATTGCTCCAAATGCCAAATAGAGAGATGGTTCCGAGAAGCGGTAAGTCTCCTGGACGCGACTAGCAGGCACGATCAACCCTCTCGACAACATTGTCATTCAAACACGTCATCCAACCACGCGTCAGGGAATTTTGGCTGGAACCGAATCTAGTCGGTCCGCGACGGAGCTGCTGTATGGTGGAGGTACTTTGGCAAACGGTATTAGTGCCCATGCTCGACGTCCTCGCACGCGTTGCAGCCACCATCGGCTGGACTGCGGTCGGTGTAGTTCTACTCTACGGAGGCGTTCGCCTTTATGACTATCTCGACCCCATCGATTACAGTGCCGAGATTCGCAAAGGCAACCTTGCTGCCGGACTCAAGCTATCCGCTCTCGTGCTCGGTCTGACCGCCATTATCATCGCAGTATTGATTACTTAGAACCCCAGTGCTCGGAGGCCGATCCTGGCGGCAGAGACTGCAAGCGGTCGGGCGATCGCGATCGAACCCTCGCCTATGGCAACCGATCGCGTGCGCTGAAGGACTATCGGCAATGTTGCCCGGCAATGTGGTTGCTTGCGTTCCGACCCTTGGCGATCGCCGCGCTCAATTGAC includes the following:
- a CDS encoding DUF350 domain-containing protein: MVEVLWQTVLVPMLDVLARVAATIGWTAVGVVLLYGGVRLYDYLDPIDYSAEIRKGNLAAGLKLSALVLGLTAIIIAVLIT